In Akkermansia muciniphila, one DNA window encodes the following:
- the larC gene encoding nickel pincer cofactor biosynthesis protein LarC — MRALVYDCSAGISGDMNLAALIDLGADRENLERELSKLHVHGEWKLECRRAQQHGIQGTRIDVLTEEEGHSGCSHAHHHRTMADIRTLIETSALSNTVKRTALSIFTLLAEAEARVHGTAPEEVHFHEVGAVDSIIDITGAAICLEMLRVDAVFTGPVELGSGTVTCQHGTMPVPAPATALLAKHFRATLNGTAHEATTPTGAAYIAALAQPVPSPLAGRITATGYGIGHRQGLSIPNILRVMLVETEEVETSPELLTELCANIDDMTPEQTAYLAEKLMEAGALDTWQESVCMKKGRLAVKVCALCQPEQTDRVREAFFLHSSTPGIRQHGTLRHLLRRESAPVPTPHGTVHVKTSFMHGRPHHRKAEFEDCRTLAEKTVLPLEQCQLMGLFPTPSHDDDATDSV; from the coding sequence ATGAGAGCCTTGGTCTATGATTGCAGCGCGGGCATCAGCGGAGATATGAATCTGGCCGCCCTGATTGATTTGGGAGCGGACCGGGAAAACCTGGAACGGGAACTGTCCAAATTGCATGTGCACGGGGAGTGGAAACTGGAATGCCGCCGGGCGCAGCAACACGGCATCCAGGGAACCCGGATTGACGTGCTGACGGAGGAAGAAGGGCATTCCGGCTGCAGCCATGCGCACCACCACCGGACTATGGCTGATATACGAACACTTATTGAGACAAGCGCCCTTTCCAACACCGTCAAGCGGACGGCCCTTTCTATTTTCACCCTGCTGGCGGAGGCGGAAGCCCGCGTACACGGCACGGCTCCTGAGGAAGTACATTTCCATGAGGTGGGCGCAGTGGATTCCATCATCGATATCACGGGAGCTGCCATCTGCCTGGAAATGCTCCGGGTGGACGCCGTTTTCACCGGACCGGTGGAGTTGGGGTCCGGCACCGTAACCTGCCAGCACGGAACAATGCCCGTTCCTGCGCCGGCAACGGCTTTGCTGGCGAAACATTTCCGGGCCACCCTGAATGGAACCGCCCATGAGGCCACTACACCCACCGGAGCCGCCTACATTGCCGCCCTGGCGCAGCCCGTCCCCTCTCCGCTGGCAGGCCGGATTACCGCAACCGGCTATGGGATAGGCCACCGACAGGGACTGTCCATACCGAATATTCTCCGGGTGATGCTGGTAGAAACGGAAGAAGTGGAAACTTCCCCGGAACTGCTGACGGAGCTGTGCGCCAATATAGACGATATGACGCCGGAACAAACAGCCTACCTGGCGGAAAAGCTGATGGAGGCAGGCGCTCTGGATACCTGGCAGGAGTCCGTCTGCATGAAGAAAGGCCGTCTGGCGGTCAAGGTTTGCGCCTTGTGCCAACCGGAACAGACGGACCGCGTGCGGGAAGCCTTCTTCCTGCACAGCAGCACGCCGGGCATCAGGCAGCATGGCACGCTCCGCCATCTTTTGCGCCGGGAAAGCGCTCCTGTCCCTACGCCCCATGGAACGGTTCATGTAAAAACTTCTTTTATGCACGGCCGACCCCATCACCGGAAAGCGGAATTTGAAGATTGCAGGACCCTGGCGGAAAAGACCGTGTTGCCTCTGGAGCAATGCCAGCTGATGGGGCTTTTTCCCACACCTTCCCATGACGACGACGCCACAGACTCCGTTTGA
- a CDS encoding polyprenyl synthetase family protein, whose amino-acid sequence MSIPFFSKLRSQKHYLQLVKPELKQVSEFVEAQSSCFDPEVADYMETVCQSKGKMLRPALVLLVAGATGGVKPAHIRLGALLEMVHLASLVHDDVIDGADKRRDEATANALWGNSLAVLLGDVLFSHAMVLGTEFGSTEFCRRLANTVRNVCQGEVAQSSRLYDLSMTREEYFEIIRKKTASLFSAATGGAGWISGVTPEVEESLYQLGDLLGVAYQIYDDCLDMVGDEDDAGKTLHTDATKGKLTLPIFNLLECGDRNVEATLRDAIENREVVDYSAFQDNPVFAEALDKAIQVALEKNEAAREILWLLPQTEYREALAEMTFYMDDLLNDCRIS is encoded by the coding sequence ATGTCCATTCCGTTCTTTTCGAAATTACGATCCCAGAAGCACTATCTTCAACTGGTTAAGCCGGAATTGAAGCAGGTTTCCGAGTTTGTTGAAGCGCAATCATCATGTTTTGACCCGGAGGTGGCCGATTACATGGAGACGGTATGCCAGTCCAAGGGCAAAATGCTTCGGCCGGCCCTGGTTCTGCTGGTTGCCGGCGCTACGGGCGGCGTCAAACCGGCCCATATCCGGCTGGGCGCTCTGCTGGAAATGGTGCATCTGGCTTCCCTCGTGCATGATGACGTGATTGACGGAGCTGATAAACGCCGGGACGAGGCTACGGCGAATGCCCTCTGGGGCAACAGCCTCGCCGTGCTGCTGGGGGATGTTCTCTTTTCCCATGCCATGGTGCTGGGCACGGAATTCGGCAGCACGGAATTCTGCCGCAGGCTGGCGAATACCGTCAGGAACGTATGCCAGGGGGAAGTGGCCCAGTCCAGCCGCCTGTATGATCTGAGCATGACCCGGGAGGAATATTTTGAAATCATCCGGAAAAAAACCGCTTCCCTTTTCTCCGCGGCTACGGGGGGCGCTGGCTGGATTTCCGGAGTAACCCCGGAAGTGGAAGAATCCCTCTATCAGCTGGGGGATCTGCTGGGTGTAGCCTACCAGATTTACGACGACTGCCTGGACATGGTGGGAGATGAAGACGACGCCGGAAAGACGCTTCATACGGACGCCACCAAGGGCAAGCTGACCCTTCCCATCTTCAATTTGCTGGAATGCGGTGACAGGAATGTGGAGGCGACCCTGCGGGACGCCATTGAAAACCGTGAAGTAGTGGATTACTCCGCCTTTCAGGATAATCCCGTTTTTGCGGAGGCGCTGGACAAGGCGATTCAGGTAGCGCTGGAGAAAAACGAGGCGGCCCGCGAAATCCTGTGGCTCCTTCCCCAAACGGAATACCGTGAAGCTTTGGCGGAGATGACCTTTTACATGGACGATCTGCTTAACGACTGCCGTATCTCCTGA